The Myxococcales bacterium genome has a segment encoding these proteins:
- a CDS encoding diguanylate cyclase: MKVAIIESSSFMVSMWKQCFKDSDYQVRFFSGTPADINELIAFTPDFLIGPGVPHDFNPREVIARIKATPGLSQISVIVATSLDDREIRNFWEYNSIDGILVKPFTPEQVLDVLNQFQHKKLIARREFPLVIIVSDSITVRAFLERELHGMGFTVLTADNTERGHGLILENSPDLLLVDIEMPGHSGLRLGEELAAQSKTRQLPIILIGGQQDDDSLPHGFSVGAVDYLRKPVNRDELSRLVGKIVVQHRHARRRSAIVLEDDPITASILGKLLSEQGLGMNLCKTVEEFQVHLSVTIPDIIALDLTTKQIDGPALIEKLRRDVLFEALPIVVIAKEGQRRGILSCLSSGANDYLVKPFGREEFQVRMKSLLKVKQLLEEIGHKTHILEELAYHDSLTGLLSRRYFDSQLDTLIDQARRRGEPFSLMLIDLDHFKQVNDTYGHETGDLVLREIARLIKSNVRLVDLPCRYGGEEFCVLMPGCPVFKAQEVAEQVREACAYCKCSAHEIVQTVSIGITSFPDPSGVDMLVRDADRALYDAKKQGRNRVVAAALPE, encoded by the coding sequence ATGAAAGTAGCGATTATCGAAAGCTCTTCCTTCATGGTTTCCATGTGGAAGCAATGCTTCAAGGACAGCGACTATCAAGTCCGGTTTTTTTCCGGCACCCCGGCCGATATCAATGAGTTGATTGCTTTTACCCCCGATTTTTTAATCGGCCCCGGCGTTCCGCACGATTTCAATCCGCGGGAGGTCATCGCCCGGATCAAGGCGACACCCGGTTTGTCGCAGATCTCCGTTATCGTCGCCACTTCGCTGGACGATCGCGAGATCCGAAATTTTTGGGAGTACAATTCGATCGACGGCATTCTGGTCAAACCGTTCACTCCCGAACAAGTCCTGGATGTGCTCAATCAGTTTCAGCACAAGAAGTTAATCGCCCGCCGCGAGTTTCCGCTGGTGATCATCGTCAGCGACAGCATCACCGTTCGCGCTTTTCTCGAGCGCGAGTTGCACGGGATGGGATTCACGGTGCTGACGGCCGATAACACCGAACGCGGCCACGGATTGATTCTGGAAAATTCGCCGGATTTGTTGTTGGTGGATATCGAAATGCCGGGTCACTCCGGCTTGCGATTGGGCGAGGAATTGGCCGCCCAATCCAAAACCCGGCAACTGCCGATCATTCTGATCGGCGGCCAGCAGGACGACGATTCCCTGCCGCATGGATTTTCGGTCGGTGCGGTGGACTATTTGCGCAAGCCGGTCAATCGGGACGAACTGTCGCGGCTCGTCGGTAAAATCGTCGTGCAGCATCGGCACGCGCGCCGCCGCAGCGCCATCGTCCTGGAGGACGACCCGATCACCGCCTCCATTCTCGGTAAGCTTCTCTCGGAACAAGGCCTCGGGATGAACCTGTGCAAAACAGTCGAGGAGTTCCAGGTACACTTGTCGGTGACGATCCCGGACATCATTGCCCTCGATCTGACGACGAAACAGATCGACGGGCCCGCGTTGATCGAAAAACTGCGCCGGGATGTGCTGTTCGAAGCGCTGCCGATCGTTGTCATCGCCAAGGAAGGGCAGCGCCGCGGCATCCTCTCGTGCCTGAGCAGCGGCGCCAACGATTACCTGGTCAAGCCGTTTGGCCGCGAGGAATTCCAGGTGCGGATGAAAAGTTTGCTCAAGGTGAAGCAGCTCCTGGAAGAAATCGGCCACAAAACCCATATCCTGGAAGAACTGGCCTATCACGATTCGCTGACGGGATTGTTGAGCCGGCGCTATTTCGATTCGCAGTTGGATACCCTGATCGATCAGGCGCGGCGGCGTGGCGAGCCGTTCAGTCTGATGTTGATCGACCTGGACCATTTCAAACAGGTCAACGACACCTACGGCCACGAAACCGGGGATCTGGTCTTGCGCGAAATCGCCCGCTTGATCAAGAGCAACGTCCGCCTGGTGGATCTGCCCTGCCGATACGGCGGCGAGGAATTTTGCGTTCTCATGCCGGGATGTCCGGTGTTCAAGGCCCAGGAGGTGGCGGAACAGGTGCGCGAAGCGTGCGCCTACTGCAAATGCTCGGCGCACGAAATCGTGCAAACGGTCAGCATCGGCATCACTTCTTTTCCCGATCCTTCCGGGGTGGATATGTTGGTTCGCGACGCGGATCGAGCGTTGTACGACGCCAAGAAGCAAGGCCGGAATCGCGTCGTCGCCGCCGCCCTGCCGGAATAA
- a CDS encoding CxxxxCH/CxxCH domain-containing protein, with the protein MRRQLRILYRARLFWLLVLLAFAAVFAAGCHSNGSSGDDDSAGDDDDDNDTSPATVDDCGYPIYEIPSGCTNCHDMPPKTMRHPENARCYRCHGAVIAADYSFIQPSLHQDGEVEYAVGCTSCHGWNLGTSPPQNLKGECGADKRGVGSHAAMRDDPIPAHRVNCSNCHVVPLEVWETGHIDGDGKVEVTFANLATINGAKPVWDGTKCSGVYCHGATLQGGTYKEPVWGETGGKASQCGACHRLTDPEGNADANCAACHPTSVDAQRNILEAGTHINGVIDLPAKKKH; encoded by the coding sequence ATGCGTAGACAACTGCGAATCTTGTATCGTGCCCGTCTATTTTGGCTTTTGGTTCTTCTCGCCTTTGCCGCCGTTTTCGCGGCCGGTTGCCATTCGAACGGTTCCAGCGGCGATGACGACAGCGCGGGCGATGACGATGACGACAACGACACCAGCCCGGCCACAGTGGACGATTGCGGCTATCCGATCTACGAAATCCCGTCCGGCTGCACGAACTGCCACGACATGCCACCCAAAACCATGCGCCACCCTGAAAACGCGCGCTGCTACCGCTGCCACGGCGCGGTCATCGCGGCGGATTACTCGTTCATTCAACCGTCCCTGCATCAGGACGGCGAAGTGGAATACGCGGTCGGTTGCACGTCCTGCCACGGCTGGAACCTCGGCACTTCGCCGCCGCAGAATCTCAAGGGAGAATGCGGCGCGGACAAGCGAGGCGTCGGTTCGCACGCCGCGATGCGCGACGATCCGATCCCGGCGCATCGGGTGAACTGCTCGAACTGCCACGTCGTGCCGTTGGAGGTCTGGGAAACCGGGCACATCGACGGCGACGGCAAGGTGGAAGTCACCTTCGCCAATCTCGCCACGATCAACGGCGCCAAGCCGGTCTGGGACGGCACGAAATGCTCCGGCGTTTACTGCCACGGCGCGACGCTGCAGGGCGGCACGTACAAAGAGCCGGTGTGGGGCGAGACGGGCGGCAAGGCTTCCCAATGTGGCGCCTGCCACCGCTTGACCGATCCCGAGGGCAACGCCGACGCCAATTGCGCCGCCTGCCACCCGACCTCGGTCGACGCGCAGCGCAACATTCTGGAAGCGGGTACGCACATCAACGGCGTCATCGATCTGCCCGCCAAGAAAAAACACTAA
- the bcp gene encoding thioredoxin-dependent thiol peroxidase, with protein MAVPTIGRPAPEFTLPDANERPVSLVDFRGRKVVLYFYPKDNTSGCTREACAFRDEAKRLARANAVIVGVSPDGAVSHQKFIAKYGLPFALLCDEDKVVARLYGVWKEKTMYGKKKMGIERSTFLIDEQGVLVREFRKVKVDGHLDQVLAALVD; from the coding sequence ATGGCCGTACCGACGATCGGGCGCCCGGCGCCGGAGTTTACTTTGCCGGACGCGAACGAGCGGCCGGTGTCGCTCGTCGATTTTCGCGGCCGGAAGGTCGTTTTGTACTTTTATCCGAAGGACAACACTTCCGGCTGCACCCGGGAAGCCTGCGCGTTCCGCGACGAGGCGAAACGGCTGGCCCGGGCCAACGCGGTGATCGTCGGCGTCAGTCCCGACGGCGCGGTCAGCCACCAAAAATTCATCGCCAAGTACGGACTGCCGTTTGCCCTGCTCTGCGACGAAGACAAAGTCGTCGCCCGCCTTTACGGTGTCTGGAAAGAAAAGACGATGTACGGCAAGAAAAAAATGGGCATCGAGCGGTCGACCTTCCTCATCGACGAGCAAGGTGTCCTGGTGCGCGAATTCCGCAAGGTTAAAGTGGACGGCCACCTCGACCAGGTGCTGGCGGCCCTCGTCGATTGA
- a CDS encoding flavodoxin family protein — MNLPLPRELSIIGLAASPRVGGNSDKLLDAFLAGAQEAGAETEKIRLAEQSIHLCNGCEKCFANGICVFRDDAALLIEKLWRADLVALSTPVYFYSVTSHAKLLIDRTQALWARKEILHQPRRKGRGVLFGVAATHGPRLFEGMQLIVRYWMKSFYTELAANRYYRRVDHLGDIALHPTAMADARELGRKMIADPNYREEI, encoded by the coding sequence ATGAATCTGCCGTTACCCAGAGAATTATCGATTATCGGTCTGGCCGCCAGCCCGCGCGTCGGCGGCAACAGCGACAAGCTGTTGGACGCCTTTCTGGCCGGAGCGCAGGAGGCGGGAGCGGAAACGGAAAAAATCCGCCTGGCCGAGCAGTCGATCCATCTTTGCAACGGGTGCGAGAAATGCTTCGCCAACGGCATCTGCGTTTTTCGCGACGACGCCGCGCTGCTCATCGAAAAACTCTGGCGGGCCGACCTGGTGGCGTTGTCCACGCCGGTCTATTTTTACTCGGTCACTTCCCATGCCAAGCTGCTGATCGACCGCACACAGGCGCTGTGGGCCCGGAAGGAAATTCTGCATCAGCCGCGGCGCAAGGGGCGGGGAGTGTTGTTCGGCGTGGCGGCGACGCACGGCCCGCGGCTGTTCGAGGGCATGCAGTTGATCGTCCGCTACTGGATGAAGTCCTTTTACACCGAACTGGCGGCCAATCGTTATTACCGGCGCGTCGACCACCTGGGCGACATCGCGCTGCACCCCACGGCGATGGCCGATGCGCGGGAACTGGGCCGGAAGATGATTGCCGATCCGAACTACCGTGAGGAGATCTGA
- a CDS encoding GMC family oxidoreductase, producing MKREHVDFVIVGAGAGGATVGGELAQAGYKVVFLEAGKDLDITYGSPNHFADRQKFLDTVADGLFWHEEYAGRVWRTDMGECAGGGTTAYGGVLEESIPRDFDSGYWPFTRNEFQPYIDLTKKRFHVSRWPIEELSHYAQVVNEAAGGILGPIQSAFNREPYFEYGVYHGRCRQCKCCILGCRYNAKANALTVPLPKAKWYGAEVRENCWVRRLNTNAAGTRIESISYLKRIPTGIGMEYTEEHEISADNYILSSGSMITPMLLHWSGRNGEVLANSSGQVGKNLRGHFFRATYAVLARDDVRTYQGQVVELNDLYQNYDAGYLLEFNMAAPPTYMGGMVEVMEKKDLYDLLGLKFKRFMRNYSKVICSAPLVRSYDQGFTENSVLPHATKKNKYGDPLPNVVFEPNTQELEWLETAVKVAKEIQINAGADATQMFTGGIDVVHKTGTCRMGLDPKTSVVDPNGRVWDMDNVWIADGSIFPAPLLANCAFIIYCLGYKVADAILGRSTPTD from the coding sequence ATGAAAAGAGAGCACGTGGATTTCGTCATCGTGGGAGCGGGCGCCGGCGGCGCCACGGTCGGCGGCGAACTGGCCCAGGCCGGGTACAAGGTCGTGTTTCTCGAAGCGGGCAAGGACCTGGACATTACCTACGGTTCGCCCAATCACTTCGCCGATCGCCAGAAGTTCCTCGACACCGTCGCCGACGGTTTGTTCTGGCACGAGGAATACGCCGGGCGGGTCTGGCGGACGGACATGGGCGAATGCGCGGGCGGCGGCACGACCGCTTACGGCGGCGTGCTCGAGGAATCGATTCCGCGCGACTTCGATTCCGGTTACTGGCCGTTCACCAGGAACGAATTTCAGCCGTACATCGATCTGACGAAAAAGCGCTTTCACGTGTCGCGCTGGCCGATCGAGGAACTGAGCCATTACGCCCAGGTCGTCAACGAGGCGGCGGGCGGCATCCTCGGCCCGATCCAATCGGCCTTCAACCGCGAACCGTATTTCGAGTACGGCGTCTATCACGGGCGTTGCCGGCAGTGCAAATGCTGCATCCTCGGCTGCCGTTACAACGCCAAGGCCAACGCCCTGACGGTGCCGCTGCCCAAGGCGAAGTGGTACGGCGCCGAAGTCCGCGAAAACTGCTGGGTGCGCCGGCTGAACACCAACGCGGCCGGCACGCGCATCGAAAGCATCTCGTATCTGAAGCGCATCCCGACCGGCATCGGCATGGAATACACCGAGGAGCACGAGATTTCGGCCGACAACTACATCCTGTCGAGCGGCTCGATGATCACCCCAATGCTGCTGCACTGGTCGGGCCGCAACGGCGAGGTGCTGGCCAATTCGTCGGGGCAGGTGGGCAAGAACCTGCGCGGTCACTTCTTCCGCGCCACCTACGCCGTGCTCGCCCGCGACGACGTGCGCACCTATCAGGGGCAGGTCGTCGAACTGAACGATCTGTACCAGAATTATGACGCCGGCTATCTGCTCGAGTTCAACATGGCCGCGCCGCCGACCTACATGGGCGGCATGGTCGAGGTCATGGAGAAAAAAGACCTCTACGATCTGCTGGGCCTCAAGTTCAAGCGGTTCATGCGGAATTACAGCAAGGTCATCTGCTCGGCGCCGCTGGTGCGTAGTTACGACCAGGGCTTCACCGAGAATTCCGTGCTGCCGCACGCGACGAAGAAGAACAAATACGGCGACCCGTTGCCCAACGTAGTCTTCGAGCCGAACACGCAGGAATTGGAATGGCTGGAAACGGCGGTCAAGGTCGCGAAGGAAATTCAGATCAACGCCGGCGCCGACGCCACGCAAATGTTTACCGGCGGTATCGACGTGGTTCACAAGACCGGCACCTGCCGCATGGGCCTGGATCCGAAAACCTCGGTCGTGGATCCGAACGGTCGCGTCTGGGATATGGATAATGTCTGGATCGCTGACGGCAGCATCTTTCCGGCGCCGCTCTTGGCTAACTGCGCGTTCATCATTTATTGCCTGGGCTACAAAGTGGCCGATGCGATTCTGGGGCGTTCGACGCCGACGGACTAG